Within the Gigantopelta aegis isolate Gae_Host chromosome 8, Gae_host_genome, whole genome shotgun sequence genome, the region gtactTTACAAAGAAGTATGCTAGGCCTAATGTTCTTTAgttcctgtcacggggatcctataatacccgtaactgaataaaaaacgattatccaaatatctctcctaactatatctattagatctctctgtaacgggcagttatacccgcgtggctcgtctaggtatgatcagagataagatcttatataaagtatatattattatagaacgtttagttcactagaaaacacaacaaaaacacaatacactttggaatctgtatttacctacgctgacaaatgtactgccgcagtagttaattaacaacaacaaataataacaacccagaactgatcacttaattagttaatctctaggtgtctagtttacacaatatgctaatcacttcaccgtgacacaacacccacacgtgtgataattgagaaacgcttccaggggaacttaattaataaaggaattacaactctattcctaactggttaatttttaattaacccttactactcattcagtacgtgtgataattgagaaacgctgccaggggaacttaattaataaaggaattacaactctattcctaactggttaatttttaattaacccttaactactcattcagtaaccttgtaacacagaattaatactggtaccaatcacaataaagacaataacctacagtttacctaggtcctctaggatgactggttaagctttatatatattagacagtgagcctacagtttactgcgtcagattaccggcagcaccgtctaaataatattggtataatacagtattaaaatatttaaagtcacatcaatcacatcaaggttatacacagagcagaaataaaatatttaccagtccggacggacaacgatccCTGGGATCCTTCCTATGGTTCTTCtaatatctctaaaaccctagctatttatcataaaaccgaatatcgcctgggggtacatcgcggcaccgaatacctacaagtgatatttccacagcgatcAAGACgggaattttccttagatggccagacttgctgacgcctagtttGCCTGCAATACCCCgaacgtaccgaactagcggaggtattacgtaactactggccacatggcctccgcaactgggctgggtgtgtattaggcacagctcgaccacggtcgcgcggaggtattacgtaacaaagtgcccacctgggcttaagtgcatattggaactgcacacgaccctctaaaacaattaatattgccacaggcgaaaacaaaattaagagcatgttccgtcacagttcCATTAGTCAGAAATCATTCGTCTAGATGTACTGATCGGGAAAAAAGTCCAATATGCgataagaaaaacaaactttttcaccCTCCCACCACCCCTGTTAAGAGTGTTTTGCGTTGAATTTGAATATTTGCCGCACCTTcactcaaaatattttgtattgcaTAATAAGGaaacagatattttatttgatCAGAAGTAAAATAAAATCGGCAACCTTGCAAAGGTGAGCTACTTCCGCCAAACCcgagtttgtatttatttgtttcaggcccgtgggggggggggggggggggggggggggggattttcaCCACAGACGACAAAGTGTGTGCTTTTTCTATCACACATGACCGCatatatgatggagtctttttctctcattcattcggtaaataaaccattattttacacgaacaaacaaagatggctgaacaagtaacatttttatttgaccattttatcataaataaactacactatcatgtGTGTCGTGTTTGTTTcaagtgttaaataaaataaataaataaaatttaacaccacaaattaacaagatatcttttaaaatgaaagttttaataacaaaatattaattttaaactgtgtctaatgaccaaacgtcaccatctcacattaattaatatgacatcatatattacTAACGACGTCGTGTTAGACGAGTGCGAGTGATATCCAATGTAGGATTATAAGagtccatcatatgcggtcatgtgggatagaaaaggTACACTCAAGATAgtgaaaatttcgacctgggacgAGGCCGTACGATATGGTGGTCTACatgatggttcaataaagtactttcatgtacaaatcaaatgtatatactttcagataatactttgttgggtcaataattagatCAACCACCTGTGGTCGAGTGCCTTTAACTTGAGGTCAACATAAACACCGAGATCCTTTCCTAGCTGTTGTCtgcatgggcgtcgatcggtgggggacaggggggacgcgtcccactcacttttcaacgccgggggacaatctatataagtgcccccccccccccccacacacacacacactttttcgtttagcaaaagcaacaacaccaacaaaaccaacaactgcactaacaaaaagaaaaacaaaaacaaaaaaacttaaaagtttaaaaactaATGTGTAGCTTTACGATTTTCATCTACATTactttatcacacacacacacacacgcgcgcgcgtctccgccccccccccccccccccccaacacacacacacacacttttaaagccggattgacgcccatggtTGTCTGTAATGTTATCCGGACTCTATCTTTGTGCATGTAATAACTGAAGTCTTCATTTCGGCTGCCAAGATGCATAactttgcattttttaaagCATTATTACTGAAGTACCCACTGGTGGGTGATATGTTGCATATATACCATTGGTGGGCGACTGGTGGGTGATATGTGGCATACAACCGCGGTGGGCCACTGGTGGGTGATTGGTGGCATACCACCGGTTGGCCACTACAGAAGCCCACCGGACAAAATTCCGTGGAGCCACTGAAGGCTGCCACTGGTGGGCCAGTAGTAAAGCCACCGGTGGGCCACTACCATCTCAGGGCCGTATCCTAATaaaaatccggggggggggggggaggcaatactttttataaacactatacaaattaaaccctgagatgtgtatgctattctCTAGAGACAAAAAGGTGAGATTCCCGAAGAGTACGGCCCTGGCATCTGCTATCTGGAACCCCGGATagctcccccaccccacccagcAGCGAACTATGTTTCATACATGAtaaaattttgttaaaaactaaacaatctagcaacatacacacatgcagtgAAGCTTTGTTCACtcacaaataacaataaacacaggtccgtagcatggtggacattattgggggagggggggggggcaattggaCGAGCGCCGAAAGCGCGagatatcgggggggggggggggggggggggggtgtccggGGGCATGCTTTAAAGGTTATTTGCCCGTTACAGTAACTCTCGCCGTTAATCTTGATCCGTTAGTCTCActacaacttttacattcagtcaagatgtaaaggttatcaaaacaaacaaaaaagccgAAATTTCCACCAACTctggtgtactttttctatcccacatgccCGCATATGACGGAATCTTTTAATCTATACCTCGCAACGGTGATATAATCTATTAGTCCGCGTCccccatcacccccccccccccccccctccccgtacCCGCTTAATCCTATCATGTCTCACCCCCGCTAGCTACAACTCTTAGATACTCCGTTATGGATTTGACAATCGGTTCATATAAAGGGGAAAATGTTCAAAATGTCAGCACATTAAAGCGTTTGATaacaaatgtataaataaacttCAATAAAGTTTGTGATTCATTTTACAACTTACCGAGATTTGTGGGCGTGGTTGTTTCTAGGCACGCTGTGACAAAACCAGTGACGTTTTGCGAAGGTCATGACTCAGGACATTTTGACGTAGTACACACCTGGGTATCGTCCATTATTTTTAGGAACGGTATGATTTTACTAATTTTGCTAACTTAAGATTATCAGGTGACAGTGCTAGGTTCTGAGTAGGTATGTCATGCGTCAAGTAACTGAATATATAATATCGCATAAagcaatataaataaatacatgacatGCTTGTAACGAACTTGGAAGACGGTGTAATGTACTGGAGCTTTCTGTTTTCGTATTTGCGCATTATCGTTTTTGGCCATTATGATGTCAATATCGTCCGATTTACGTAGaatcatttacatgtattgacatgtttagttttgtattacacatgtatgtattgttatCACTATGTCTCTGTATAAATTCAATGACAGTGATCGAAGTAGCAGGAAATGGCAAACTGACCATGCCACTTTTGAAAAGACTGGGTCATGAAAGTACAGTTTAACTAGTCTACATTGAtttcatcatcatgatcattgGTTACTATATCATAACAATGACTAAATAAATTATCATGAATATGGTCAAAGGGAAAGACTATTTCCCGTACCCCCACAACATAGAACCTGTTTTTATCCAGCATTTATGATAAACGTAAAATTGTAGTttgttataaattattcaaCATGTACTGTAACTGatttgtgtgtgtatcactGTATGCAAGAGGTGGGTctagaaagaattttttttaggttGCATACCTGTCAACTCGCGCATTTGGGGAGAGTTAtgcatttgtaacaaacatcacACTCTCACGCAACGTTACTATAATCTCACACtttttctgaaaataaaatatgtaataatcgTGGTTTATATTTTAGAGATGAATGGAATTATACCAACAATCACTCAAGGGTGCTACCGATGACCGACttgtatggtttaacattaaccGTATTAACAATATTGtcaacaatatttataatccaatattacacataaaatatatatatgtattttaaatttctttttacagcATTCATTCACAATGACTAGTAAACAGATGTTTCGTCGGGTGATACCGTGGCTGAGTTTAAGAGGATTTCAGTGTGTTAGGAAAATGACTCCACTGATAAGTGTAAACAAATTGGTACCCGACCATTTGTGCTTTATCAGTCCAGTGCAGTTGGGACAGAGTATGTGTACAGCCAAAGCCAAATTTGAATGCATCAATATCCAAGATGACGCAGACTTTCAGAAGCGCGTAGTCCAGAACAAAAAACCTGTTGTTGTTGACTTCCATGCTTCGTAAGAATCCAATTCATTGTTTtaagcaaatatatatatatatatatatatatattttttttttttttttttttttaaatgttggtaGATCACTGTACAAATTGGTAGACCATTGTATAAATTGGTAGATTGTGGTACAAAAGAAATTTGTGGCTGTATGCTGTTGATCAGCTGAGGatagtctttctttttttcttttttaattacttcTAAATGTCATCTAAACAGTGTGTGAAATAATCTAAGcaagtgaaataataaaatttccattgcattcattacaatttaacattatcccattggtccagccatagcaagacaagtttattaatttctcgatgaacgtaaaaataatgacatcactttatattagtatttttttcttattgaatgttatttttttagagccaaaaaataattcaaaataaaacatggacttttagtgttattatttgtaCGTATGTTTCAAGTTGAATTGTAAGTATTGTCAGTTATGTTTTACGTTCATACgggtatggaaaaaaaaatcatccgcaaacttccGTGTTAACGGCTTCatcaattcacacagtttgcagatgattttttttgttcatacccagtgaacgtaaaagaaataacagacataaCAGACAATCtgtaaatatactactcaaaagaatttaagggtcaaaaatttataaccaaataagtttcagagtgtattagattgatgatgtaaactacaccaaaatttttaatttattgttccatatttacaaaaacccacaaataaacgtcactgtatacaagaaagtcacatgacatgctgtcaaagttgaaggttgtcaaacatggattttacacattagaacattcgtttaatagtgtgtgaatccacccctggcgcgaatacactcgacacatcgttgcctcatgctgttgatcagacgtctgaagaactcttggggaatggcttgccactctgccataagaagttgacccagatcatgaaggttgaccggaggggcatggttatcccgaactctcctgcctaattcgtcccaggcgttctctattggggccaagtcaggcgaatatgctggccaatccatcctggcgataacttgt harbors:
- the LOC121378398 gene encoding thioredoxin, mitochondrial-like; this translates as MTSKQMFRRVIPWLSLRGFQCVRKMTPLISVNKLVPDHLCFISPVQLGQSMCTAKAKFECINIQDDADFQKRVVQNKKPVVVDFHASWCGPCKLLGPRLEAILSKQAGKVVLAKVDIDDNMELAMQFGVQSVPTVIGMKNGKLQEMFIGLQEDDIIETFVEKLVH